Proteins from one Elgaria multicarinata webbii isolate HBS135686 ecotype San Diego chromosome 3, rElgMul1.1.pri, whole genome shotgun sequence genomic window:
- the C3H19orf53 gene encoding leydig cell tumor 10 kDa protein homolog, with the protein MAQGKQKFQARKAAASAGKKAAVARGPRKGGRVIAPKKARVIQQQKLKKNLEVGIRKKIEQEVVMKASAKLPKKLSVLKAPKAEAKKEPGQSSKS; encoded by the exons ATGGCGCAGGGGAAGCAGAAGTTCCAGGCGCGCAAGGCGGCCGCCTCCGCGGGGAAGAAGGCGGCGGTTGCCCGGGGGCCGCGCAAGGGAG GCCGTGTAATTGCTCCCAAGAAGGCTCGTGTGATCCAGCAGCAGAAACTGAAGAAG AATTTGGAGGTCGGCATCCGTAAAAAGATTGAGCAGGAGGTGGTGATGAAGGCCAGTGCTAAGCTACCCAAGAAACTGAGCGTGCTGAAGGCCCCTAAAGCAGAAGCCAAGAAAGAGCCTGGCCAGTCCAGCAAGTCTTAG